The following nucleotide sequence is from Pagrus major chromosome 16, Pma_NU_1.0.
aaactcaAGTTTAAATATTCTCTGTGCCATCATCTCTAAGTcagcaaacaacaaaactgcATCAGATCAATCTGAGAACGACATGTACCACTTTGCTGATTGTTTCCAGATTAAATGACGTGTTTTCTCAAGATGATGTGAAACGATGTGTAGCAGCTTTTGAAGTATGTTTTCTCTCGTTTTGTGGGCGTTTCAGAGCTCTTATCAAATCATCAGTCACATTTATAAACCCCGCCatatgaaaaagaaagtgtACTTGTGTAACACGACAGGGTGTCTCcgtttaaacaaacattttgctttgttttgttggagCTTAAAGTCACTAAAACCCTTTTCAGACCCGTGCTGCACAGTTATAGGTCTATACTGTGTCTTATTACGGCCATACTCATGATGTGAAAGTcctaatttatatatttttctgtttctcttgtcAGACAACTGAATGATTATAAAATATCATTTGATTCTGTGTCATAAATACGACCTAATACAAGTATTAAGTAGCATAAAGTACCTCAGTTTGTACTGAAGTAAAGAACTTGAATAAATCGAGTAAGTTTCAATCTGCAGAATAACTTCTGAGCCAGCAGCTTCACACTTGAATGAGACATTTAGTACATCCTGTGTAATCAAACCTGTCTAACAAATGCCAACTTTACCCTTTTAGACGATCTGAAACTACCCACCTTTCCTCTCgaagctctcctctctgagGATGCAGACGAGAGCGAGGAACTTTGTGACCTCTTTCAAATAAAGCACTGTAGTGTTGTTCAGCTTGATGATAGCCAAAGACTCCTTGTCATAGGCGCAGCCGCTGCCATCCGGCATGAGCCTGCCAAGAGGGAGACGACAGAAAGACACTTTAAAACGTCGCAAAAAGAAGGATACAATCACTGCCAACACTCAGACTATAAATCTTCTCACCCGTAAATGCAGGAGACGTCGATGACCACATCGATCATGTCGCAGCAGAGCTCGTAGGACTGCATGTCCACAGGAGAGCTGTCCGTGGCGATGTAAATCTTGCTAACAACATCGAACAGGAAGGCTTTCTCGATCCCTGAATGctgcaaaacattaaaaaaaaagagatttattAGAGAAGGTTAAGAAAAGACACTTCTTTCTGTAGTTaaacaatgtaaataaaatgaaacaacgTACAGagatgaaaatgttcaaaaggTTCTCCAGCGTCGGTAACTGAGGAATGAGCTTCTGGACGACTTTACTGAAGGCCTCGAATATGGAGTGGTCGTAGATGCTGGTTAAGTAGAAGCTGAGGagggaaaggagagaagagtaaagacactgaaaacaataaaacaacaaaaaaacaaagtcaccAAATAAGTAAAAGCCTAAAATCTCAGCGCGAATACTACAAGACTAGTGATGTCATGTCTGCTTCCTGTGAGGATGAAACAATATACAGATCCAACCGTTCCACAGTGATTAAATCTCAGCACataattcaaaatgtaataaaaaagatATGCCTCTACATGTTGTCATTTTATATAAACTATTTATCCAATGGATTTATACAAAATGTGCTACATCATGATGGGATTTTGGTTGTATCGAACAGCCGTTAGCTGACAGAGTCAAACAGAGTCTTTTCTCAAGGTGGACAAACCCCCAAACCAACTGTGATGGAAACTGAGAGCAGTATGACcagtttctgttcagtgttCTGAGGCTCTCAGCTCCGCTTCTGAATGTCAATGAAGTCGGCCGAATTGCTTTTGAAGCAGATGCTGGTAAACCAGATGTTCTCActtcacagacacaaacacatgagcCTTATAGGTAAAACATGAGGCTCATGGAAGCTGTTTTATGGAAGAGGTAAGAGTGGTGCTCTGTCTATAGATAATAAGAAAAGGATACACCACAAGCATATTGCAAATTAAAGCACTAAAGTATTAATACGTGTCTCTTGTTAGCAGCTAATTGCTGACCTGAGGTGAAGCTTCTCCAGGCTGGCATCTGCCAGATCATCGTTGGCCCTCTGGTGaatgtctctttgtgtttctattTTGTGGTCATCAGACAGGCCGTCGACTTTGTGGATGAACACCTCAAAGTTGATGTCTGGATTCACTTTGTAGGCTCTGGACACAGTGAGGTGTAACCGCCCGAGAGCCTCGACGTAGTCATcctaaaaacatgacaaattcAGCACAGGGAAAGGTCGATGTGTTGATTGATCTCACACAGAAGACCTTTAAAGCCTGAAATGCGAGCTTCAGTTTAAACTACCTGAGCGTCAATGACAAAGATCAAAGCGCCGGTTCCCTTGAAGATCATCTCGCTGTCAAACGTGGGGTCGAAGAAGTCCACCTGGCCGGGGAAGTCCCAGATCTGGAAGTTGACgaaggagctgctggagatGTCGTCCTTGTAGATTTTGTTGGTGCTCTCGAGGAACAGCGTCTCGTTGGGAGACATCTTGTGAAATACAACCTGGACAGACAGAGAAGCACGAGGATTATTGTCTCGGTTCAATGTCTTCCTGATTCACAGGCTTCATTCTCCGAGTCTACATTTTGTAATTCTACTTCTGATACCTCTCAGATCGACTTCATGTGTCCATCCTGAAGACAGATCTCTCCTCTATTGTTTTCAAGGAGGTTATAGTTTCgctcatgtctgtttgttggtttgtcagcaggattacgcaaaaactactgaacaaaCTTCTGTGAAACTCTGAGGGAGGATGGGTCTAGGCCCAGAATAGAcgccattaacttttggtgcggatttgtgaatttctcagggaatataataataattcatgGGTCTTCATGgaataaaacaacacatcagCCATATTTAGgtgactggtatctatgagtgagtacaaaaagGGACTGCTGGGCCTCGGCGCTCTACTGAGAGTCAATCGAGTTTTATAttgtcttatttttattttctaaatattCTTTTTTAGTTTAAGCACAGAATAAACACATGTCATTTTAAGAAAGGTCTTTTGGCTCAGTTACCTGTTTATTAAGTGCAGCGAGCCACAAATAATGCGGTCTAATACAACAGCCCTGCACTCGGTCCCATCTCTTCGTGAAGATTGTTTTTGCTGAATGTGCTTCAGAAAGGCTCTGACTCAACTTAACTGAAATTTTAGGGGGTTTTTTTTGGAGTTGCTGTTCAACTTTATTATGACATACTAGTTTAGGGAAGTGTTTCTATTATTGTGACCAGCCCATTTTTATCAATGAAGCTAGTTTAAATAGTAGAAACACCTCCCAGTGTGAGGCAACAACATACAAGAGCACAAGGAATCACAGCTTTCTATATTTTCAGGTTGAACCAACATCATTAAAGGCTTAAAAGGAGCCATTTACTGCAGGACTGTTGTCATGTAACTAcacaggtgtgtttcaggttaGCTTGGCAGCCCCTTTCAGGTGACTTACCTTCTGTATTGACGACTTTCCACTCCTCCTCAGTCCCATCAGCAGGATCCTCGGTTTGTCAGCTGATGCGGAGCTCTCCTCCATGTCAGGCTCCTCCACCCCGTAACCAAAACTTTTAGGAAACGACCCCACAACATCGTAGCTCCCCGCTAACGCAGGCTCCTCGTACTGAATAGACATCCTGCACGCTACAACCTGGCCCTGCTCCCTCCTTGAAGGCTTAAAATCCGCGTCTGAACTTTGATTTTAAGCGGCTGAATAATCCGCACAGGAATGTTGTTGTCGATTCTCTCCACAACGAGCTAGCATGGCAAGCTAATTAGTTAGCTAGCAAGCCCGAGCGCGGCGTTTATACGTTAAAAAGCCATGTCGGGCGGTGACGTATCCGCGTgggatttaaaatgaaaaacgtCAAGATGCTAAACAATCATAATATCGGCAGAGAGATGGTTAAATCGGGCTAGAAAACAGAGGCGAGgttactgaaagaaaaaaaaaaaagggtagTCACAAGTTGGACACTTCCGCCCCCCCCGGCTGCTAACCACGCCCCTTCACGCTGATTGGCTGTTCGCTTCTAAACATAATCACGTGACGCGCAGTCCAACGAGACAGAACCCGGAAGAGCCGCGCACAGAGACAGTGAGTAATGTTTGGGGGAAATTTAGGACAATTTCAAACATTATTTAGGCTTTTCTCattcaaaatatattaattttgaGAATGTGTTCTTGATTTTTAACCTTCTAAATGGCGTAAAAATGCTCCTGCGCATTTCAAAACGTGTTTAGTCACTGATTTATTACATGTTGTGCGTGTTGAGTAGTTAGTTAGCTTGTTCAGGCTAATTTCCATAGGATTCATTGAAAGCATCTTTATCTCGTGTTTGTTCAAAGTCTGCGCTTctcatctgttttgttgttgctgtgctgttatttttaagACAGTGTCCATGAGGTTATAATGAAGTGAAAGCTGCCGAGAGCAGGAAATGCACACAGCTTAATTTCTGTTTCTCACATGACTGTAAACAGATGTCTGTTGATGATTTaactatttttattacattttacacaagtGTTGTTAAAAGTCCTCTAAAGTCACACTAAAAATAAGGATGTAATGTTagaatgaaatattcatgaaaagtctgaaagtatctgatattaaatgtgcttcagtatcaaataaaaataaatataaaatatgaaaataattcagcatttttctgtttattggaatcagtgtttttaaaaaaaaatgtttatttatctgattgctgatcaaataaatcaatttaaaatgtgctcCCATGGCTCTGATGCATCATGCAATCATAAAAGTAACTATTAATTAAAGtctgtaaataaatatagtCATTACAAAGTCAAATATATGGTGCCAAAAAGTACCAGAGTGGACatttaaagtagcagaaaatggaaactactcaagtaaagtgcctttaaaattgtacagtacttgaataaatgtgttaGTGACAATAAAAGTTTAAAGGTTTGCCAAAAGCTACCTGTATAACTACACAACAAACCTTATTTTATTAAAGTGAATGTTGAAGAAAAAGTCTACATCTGtaaactaaaaacaacagaaacaataataAAGAGAGAGGTTACACAGAATACTCGGGGCTGAGGTGAGAGATTAAAATactctgtttgttgtttacgttCAGTGATGTTTTTCTTATGCTACATTGAATTTTATTCCAAGTTTTGGTACATAGCAAAGCAAATATATCATAAGCTGCACTTGATGTTTACATACATACGTTATGTTTCTGGTTACTAGCCCAAGTCTTGTAGTTATGTCCTGACGAGATGATATAAAGTGAAGATAGAAAAGgtgattatattatatattttgtatttattttagggTCCAGGATGACAGCAGCCATCTTGTGTCTCCTCCTGGCTGGTCCAGTGCTGCTGGTCGCTGGCAGCCCAGTTTATAAATCCGACAACGGCACCGTACCACTGGTGCTGTGGCACGGGATGGGTGAGTGACTGTGCTGCCTGTAACTGGACTGAACTCAGCTCTTTATTGAAGCTACGTTATTTTTAAACTCTGTGAAAAATTTAAATCAAGATTCCTTTCCCtcaaatataaaaagatattATTGGTTAATACATTTCTCTGCAAAATTCATACCGACATATTTGTTATAAGTTATAAGCGTGGGATCTCTGCTGAAGATGATGAGTGAGTTAAGAGTTTGTAATGatttcagaacagaaacagaaagataTACTGCAGGAGAGCCTGGAGAGCAACTCCCACGATAATACACTATGTATCTACCCATGTTATTTCTTACATTTTGGTGAACGTGAAAgcaaaaaatcacaaaacacgACTTCCTCTAAATTTGAACATCTACACTGACTGCAGCACTGTTGAAATACAAACCTTACCCAACCTCTAGTGTGAGAGAGGTGTGCTCAGGCTGCACCTTACAGTTAAACTTATGACTGGAAAGTTGCTCATTTGAATTCCACGGTGGCTGGAAAATACCCATCAGGGGAAGTGAAAAACAACTGCCTCTTTCAGGTTCCTCACGCTGCTGTGGCTCCACTGAAAcgggaagattttttttatatatgttcaTCAGATGTTAATGTAAAGTAAATATTTGTGTGTCTACCAGGTGACAGCTGCTGTAACCCTCTCAGCATGGGAGCGATAAagaagatgatggaggaggaaatCTCTGGCATTTACGTGATCTCACTGATGATTGGAAAGAATGTCATTGAGGTACCTGAAAGCTTGaattaaatgaatatatttaatatctAATTTCTGTAAAGGTACATGAATTGATTCACTGCCTTCAGCTGAAACATCAGATCATCTTTCCCTCCTGAACAAACACTGCATACACGTGGAAATACGACATTTTTAGCCCAGAATGTCACGTGTGAACCAGAACAGTCATATGAGAAGTGAAGAAATAGGCACAGTAGAGCTGCAGCGATTAGTCGGTCGACAGAAAAAtaatcggcaactattttgCTAATAAattaaccctttcatgcatgaattattaaatcacttgactttgtttttaatgtttgttttcactcttaAACAAGTCACATCACCCCAATGACTTTTTATTCCTGAATCACTTTTCCACTGCAGCGGACATC
It contains:
- the rragcb gene encoding ras-related GTP binding Cb, which translates into the protein MSIQYEEPALAGSYDVVGSFPKSFGYGVEEPDMEESSASADKPRILLMGLRRSGKSSIQKVVFHKMSPNETLFLESTNKIYKDDISSSSFVNFQIWDFPGQVDFFDPTFDSEMIFKGTGALIFVIDAQDDYVEALGRLHLTVSRAYKVNPDINFEVFIHKVDGLSDDHKIETQRDIHQRANDDLADASLEKLHLSFYLTSIYDHSIFEAFSKVVQKLIPQLPTLENLLNIFISHSGIEKAFLFDVVSKIYIATDSSPVDMQSYELCCDMIDVVIDVSCIYGLMPDGSGCAYDKESLAIIKLNNTTVLYLKEVTKFLALVCILREESFERKGLIEYNFHCFRKAIHEVFEVGTSPQDVSSSSSNNLSGLKYAAMNGNALA